The following are from one region of the Nicotiana tabacum cultivar K326 chromosome 3, ASM71507v2, whole genome shotgun sequence genome:
- the LOC107773581 gene encoding uncharacterized protein LOC107773581 gives MSGHTRWSPTPEQLMTLQEMYRKGLTNPNAAQLQRVTDHLSLFGKIETKFFFYWFQNHKAREKKKLKKKLLMQMNQQQQMSMNNDLDCSNNLPLFTSSARLMAEVEDASTRLMNSLRNMNPPIPTKCDMETCMMRAQGPHFILMMDIVPNPTSLPCISSNTPLKTLELFPVTSSSSLKDLAKEIS, from the exons ATGAGTGGTCATACAAGATGGAGTCCAACCCCAGAGCAGCTCATGACATTACAAGAAATGTATAGGAAAGGATTGACAAATCCAAATGCTGCTCAATTACAAAGAGTAACAGATCACTTGTCTTTGTTTGGCAAGATTGAGACCAAATTTTTTTTCTATTGGTTTCAAAACCACAAAGCTAGAGAAAAAAAGAAGCTTAAGAAAAAGCTTCTTATGCAAATGAACCAACAGCAGCAAATGTCTATGAATAACGACCTCGATTGCAGCAACAATTTACCTCTTTTTACTTCATCGGCTAGATTAATG GCAGAAGTTGAAGATGCATCCACCAGACTGATGAATTCTCTCAGGAATATGAATCCTCCTATTCCAACAAAATGTGATATGGAAACTTGCATGATGAGAGCACAAGGTCCACATTTCATATTGATGATGGAcatagttccaaatccaacttcTCTTCCTTGTATTAGTAGCAATACACCCCTCAAAACCCTAGAGCTCTTCCCTGTCACATCTTCCAGCAGCCTCAAGGACTTGGCAAAGGAAATTTCATAA